In Halorhabdus rudnickae, the following proteins share a genomic window:
- a CDS encoding oligosaccharide flippase family protein, whose product MADDVDETVATDASGDASGETVPEDEDPAGSSTFFLQGGTTLFGNVFGKAIKFGFFLAATRLTTQSTFGVYTLAISIVMFSQSFSNINLNRAVDYFIPQHLADNDHDGANQVFWNVIGITVPSTVVVLGVVLLFSDRISALFGESALSAIMPYVALLVLLVALNRILFATFNSIKKMHYRVLTKNLTQPILMLGSVVVFLSLGFSLHGLMLAHLLGVLGSVLLGLWLLYRKVNWISWPTYNRDSISSLVSYSLPLAFAGVIYATVAQIDYFVIGYFHPAADVASYRVAYLLATNILIVHTAIKPIFKPMIAEKQHDGNARRERYQLIVRWVTMLTFPAVVTLLVLPGQYLSLFFSAKYAVAAPALVLLVVGQFLNISVGPSGRFIESIGRTRITFLNTVVLVSLNSILDFALVPTFGIVGAATATATSLTFLAVLTATEIRVFEGFVPVDRSLVKLWLSGLLTLISGYFIVQIVGRRIETALIAPVAVLALYFILLVVFDSFTAEDRRAVNQIDDRLGYKVFSRII is encoded by the coding sequence ATGGCCGACGACGTGGATGAAACTGTCGCTACCGACGCCAGCGGTGACGCCTCTGGTGAAACTGTTCCTGAGGATGAGGACCCCGCCGGCAGTTCAACGTTTTTCTTGCAGGGGGGAACGACGCTTTTCGGAAACGTATTCGGCAAGGCAATCAAATTCGGGTTCTTTCTCGCCGCGACGCGGCTTACGACCCAATCTACCTTTGGCGTTTATACACTTGCCATCTCGATTGTGATGTTCTCACAGTCGTTCTCGAATATCAACCTCAACCGTGCCGTAGATTATTTTATCCCCCAACATCTCGCGGACAACGATCACGACGGGGCAAATCAGGTTTTCTGGAACGTGATCGGCATCACAGTGCCATCGACTGTGGTCGTTCTCGGGGTCGTGTTGTTGTTCTCTGATCGGATTTCAGCCCTCTTCGGTGAGTCAGCACTGTCAGCGATCATGCCGTATGTAGCACTGCTTGTTCTCCTCGTCGCGCTCAATCGGATTCTGTTTGCTACCTTCAACAGCATCAAAAAGATGCATTACCGGGTGCTCACGAAGAACCTCACCCAACCCATCTTGATGCTGGGTAGTGTCGTGGTGTTCCTCTCTCTCGGCTTCTCGCTCCACGGCCTCATGCTCGCACATCTGTTAGGCGTGTTGGGGTCGGTTCTTCTCGGGTTGTGGTTGCTCTACCGGAAGGTCAACTGGATTTCGTGGCCAACATACAACAGGGACTCGATCTCTTCACTCGTGTCGTATTCGCTGCCGCTGGCGTTCGCAGGTGTCATCTATGCGACCGTCGCACAGATCGACTACTTCGTCATTGGCTACTTTCATCCTGCCGCCGACGTGGCGTCATATCGCGTCGCATACTTGCTCGCGACGAATATCTTGATCGTTCACACGGCGATCAAACCGATTTTCAAGCCGATGATCGCGGAAAAACAGCACGACGGGAACGCTCGCCGTGAGCGTTATCAGCTAATCGTTCGGTGGGTGACGATGCTTACGTTCCCCGCGGTCGTGACGTTGCTAGTGTTGCCTGGGCAGTACTTGTCACTGTTCTTCTCTGCGAAGTACGCTGTCGCCGCACCAGCACTAGTTTTGCTCGTCGTCGGCCAATTCCTAAATATATCTGTGGGTCCGTCGGGACGATTCATCGAAAGTATCGGTCGCACTCGGATAACATTCCTCAACACGGTCGTCCTCGTCAGCCTGAATTCCATACTCGACTTCGCTCTGGTCCCAACGTTCGGTATTGTGGGGGCTGCCACGGCAACTGCCACCTCACTCACATTCCTTGCTGTGCTGACCGCTACCGAGATCCGTGTCTTCGAGGGGTTTGTTCCTGTGGACCGATCGCTCGTGAAACTTTGGCTATCTGGGCTCCTTACGTTGATAAGTGGATATTTCATCGTCCAAATAGTCGGACGACGCATCGAGACAGCCCTTATCGCTCCGGTGGCGGTTTTAGCCCTGTACTTCATACTTCTAGTAGTGTTTGATTCCTTCACAGCCGAGGATAGAAGAGCCGTCAACCAGATTGACGATCGGCTTGGTTACAAAGTATTCTCCCGAATCATCTGA